A region of Chloracidobacterium sp. DNA encodes the following proteins:
- a CDS encoding BON domain-containing protein → MKRFISAIALCASLLVLLLLFLFPPISVTAAKENILIKLLSLPAPPPPNPLVNGAKRDEKFYDKNNPPSDNAPIEELIDYWTHQAQNYRGELNYRARPSDRTVERLASEMAKQPELASQILSILPDNKTTIDTIKELYDRADSEDGIDKGQRSQFKEWLRLHSPHFSGDLARASQGIKDTAGYVGPNDERTLLALTRHDFDKANPVITQLYSDSSQPVSKSLATWALYQRALETGSLGDIERYRSELMRIVENRSLPDGARDMANDALTHGPDFPGRDDWTFSLFEDETLVNMPRYSMLTTLVMYSPPEKYVPKMIALLEKTSNPLVRAAAVHNLVTALNGNPSVEMQREIIQSMLPWLEDPKWASDSGWLNDTRSLLIRKLTEHKIPESVPGLIKLLDEKVEKTSVKQAIQDGLMKLGLSGIDVSVSDGEVTLTGTVAKDRLADVMKVAMEADVKRVNNKLNITNGAPAANVSRSAANSVRPVGPPVFSFPYRQSAIAALAKQKDGRAVPALRRVLSEVDIYERYSVISAILECGGFSIPEQMEALDAAVKRIPDADDAVMPANIAAVTKVLFGRVDKPISPAEISIILGAQISQASEISDELARAIVDRIEVLDTKDQRMATNYRNLILKWKNPLFSVLLLLDLKRDAADTAMIVQLLSRRKELRETLSADVYNLQTGKPVAVGVAACILEDAMGFDAILESSDAETKTAMLACARLIRAPLPVAKVAENLKAESQILQTAAERYLESEDSIQARAYVLARHPNKAKILGATSAFFVEGATEENVPFLWNLFQSVGNDSLYNGWAGSGNDDEIKAVEKRLQDEVKKDDSLLGIYSYDSNYIRIYKDRAIFSWDEDESRYRERPLTQYEFEDIKSYLTTNKVDELAPFLTCGGEYCGAKELLMLGRNGGRRVYTNTGGYGPGARSTSAFFAGLDKYFADLKLTRAALKYGLSRDIPGLEILLASDDLHAETVWAQGSDLRVAASDVSVRKKFKADLENLYSETSEEADSGEEDQLPRRAALLVAINKRQYDGYGWYKVADGSVAGSAAQPPQVEFVPLRDALSVQPSGEQWKARASDVEIRTSEEGLFKAVRGKLTKLHKGYYQHPVITPNSRWVIASKSDPEVGEGVVRIDLVTNREFAVEIPGYGQPVPTAYISTLNKFLVVRNDRYNYEGEYFAGEEDAAPDDADPSGMMLVDPATGAVQPIAGEFRPLAQQTFRALQQTSKPNEFWAAIYDPQKKETQVGIYDIKAFGFKPVLRIPKINFNSMSMWVDEPAGKVYFVYRGHLLALPLHSPLPDRTK, encoded by the coding sequence ATGAAAAGATTCATTTCAGCCATCGCCCTTTGTGCCTCGCTGCTCGTGTTGCTTTTGCTGTTTCTTTTCCCTCCGATCTCTGTAACAGCAGCAAAAGAAAATATCCTTATTAAATTGCTTAGCCTGCCTGCTCCGCCGCCGCCAAATCCGTTGGTGAATGGAGCGAAGCGCGATGAGAAATTCTACGACAAAAACAATCCGCCCAGCGATAATGCACCTATCGAAGAACTGATAGATTACTGGACACACCAGGCACAGAATTATCGTGGGGAGCTTAATTATCGGGCGCGGCCATCGGACAGAACGGTCGAAAGGTTAGCCAGTGAAATGGCAAAACAACCGGAGCTTGCCTCGCAGATTCTCTCTATCCTGCCGGATAACAAAACGACGATCGATACGATCAAGGAACTCTACGACCGAGCTGATTCCGAAGATGGCATTGATAAAGGTCAACGCAGTCAATTTAAGGAATGGCTGCGGTTGCACAGTCCTCATTTTAGCGGCGACCTTGCTCGCGCCTCGCAAGGGATAAAGGACACCGCAGGTTATGTCGGACCGAATGACGAAAGAACTTTGCTCGCCCTGACGCGGCACGATTTTGATAAGGCAAATCCGGTCATAACTCAGCTTTACAGCGACAGCTCGCAGCCTGTGTCGAAGTCCCTTGCTACATGGGCGCTTTACCAGCGTGCGCTCGAAACTGGTTCTCTAGGGGATATTGAGCGTTATCGTAGCGAGTTGATGCGGATCGTTGAGAACCGTTCGCTGCCGGACGGCGCCCGCGATATGGCAAATGATGCACTGACGCACGGGCCTGATTTTCCGGGACGTGACGATTGGACATTCTCGCTTTTTGAGGACGAGACCTTGGTCAATATGCCGCGATACTCGATGCTCACAACGCTCGTGATGTATTCGCCGCCTGAAAAATACGTTCCTAAAATGATCGCTTTGCTCGAGAAGACCTCGAATCCGTTAGTAAGAGCCGCGGCCGTCCACAATCTTGTGACCGCGCTGAACGGCAATCCGAGTGTCGAAATGCAGCGGGAGATCATTCAATCCATGCTGCCGTGGCTCGAAGATCCAAAGTGGGCCTCAGATTCCGGCTGGCTGAACGATACTCGCAGTTTGCTGATAAGAAAACTCACCGAACATAAAATTCCCGAAAGCGTTCCTGGGTTGATAAAACTGCTTGATGAAAAAGTGGAGAAAACTTCAGTTAAACAGGCCATACAAGACGGACTTATGAAACTTGGCTTGAGCGGGATTGACGTCTCTGTTTCCGATGGAGAAGTTACGCTTACGGGTACGGTTGCCAAAGACCGGCTCGCTGACGTGATGAAAGTCGCTATGGAAGCTGACGTAAAAAGAGTAAATAATAAACTCAACATCACAAATGGTGCCCCGGCTGCCAATGTTAGTCGATCTGCGGCAAATTCTGTTAGGCCAGTTGGTCCGCCGGTTTTTTCCTTTCCGTATCGCCAATCAGCAATTGCTGCTCTTGCAAAACAAAAGGACGGCCGGGCTGTTCCAGCGTTGAGGCGAGTATTGTCTGAAGTTGATATTTACGAACGCTACAGCGTCATAAGTGCAATTCTCGAATGCGGAGGTTTTTCTATTCCAGAGCAAATGGAAGCTCTTGATGCTGCGGTCAAAAGAATTCCGGATGCAGACGATGCCGTAATGCCGGCAAATATTGCGGCGGTGACAAAGGTGTTATTTGGCAGAGTCGATAAGCCAATATCTCCCGCTGAAATCAGTATCATTCTCGGTGCGCAGATCTCACAGGCTTCTGAAATATCCGACGAGCTCGCGCGGGCGATTGTCGATCGGATCGAGGTGCTTGATACAAAAGATCAACGGATGGCGACGAACTATCGCAATCTGATACTCAAATGGAAAAATCCGCTGTTTAGTGTGCTGCTGCTGCTCGACTTGAAGCGTGATGCGGCAGATACGGCGATGATCGTGCAGTTATTGAGTAGGCGTAAGGAATTGCGCGAGACGTTGTCTGCCGATGTGTATAATCTTCAAACCGGTAAGCCGGTTGCGGTCGGTGTGGCGGCTTGTATTCTTGAGGATGCAATGGGCTTTGACGCCATTCTTGAAAGCAGCGATGCGGAGACTAAGACTGCGATGCTGGCCTGTGCGAGGTTGATACGCGCGCCGCTGCCGGTTGCAAAGGTCGCTGAAAATTTGAAAGCCGAGTCACAAATACTTCAGACGGCTGCGGAACGATACCTCGAATCTGAAGATTCAATCCAGGCACGAGCTTATGTTCTTGCGCGGCATCCGAACAAGGCAAAGATACTCGGGGCAACGAGTGCCTTTTTTGTCGAAGGCGCGACTGAAGAGAATGTTCCTTTCCTTTGGAACCTTTTCCAAAGTGTAGGCAATGACTCTCTCTATAATGGCTGGGCCGGCAGTGGCAATGATGACGAGATCAAGGCTGTTGAGAAACGCTTGCAGGACGAGGTGAAAAAAGACGACAGCCTGCTCGGCATATATTCATATGACAGCAATTACATTCGCATCTACAAAGACCGCGCCATTTTTAGCTGGGACGAGGACGAGTCGCGATATCGCGAAAGGCCCCTGACACAGTACGAATTTGAGGATATTAAATCGTATCTTACAACCAACAAAGTGGACGAACTCGCGCCGTTTCTCACCTGCGGCGGAGAATATTGCGGAGCGAAAGAGTTGTTAATGCTTGGACGCAACGGCGGACGCCGCGTTTATACGAACACAGGCGGTTACGGGCCGGGAGCTAGATCGACATCAGCTTTTTTTGCAGGACTCGATAAATATTTTGCCGATCTAAAACTAACGCGAGCGGCATTAAAATACGGCCTTAGCCGCGATATTCCCGGCCTAGAGATATTGCTTGCCTCGGACGATCTTCATGCCGAAACCGTTTGGGCGCAGGGAAGCGATCTGCGCGTTGCTGCCAGTGACGTGTCTGTCCGCAAAAAGTTTAAGGCAGACCTTGAGAATCTCTACTCAGAAACCTCTGAAGAAGCTGACAGCGGCGAAGAAGATCAATTACCTCGCCGAGCCGCTTTGCTGGTCGCGATCAATAAACGTCAATACGACGGTTACGGTTGGTACAAGGTCGCCGACGGCAGTGTCGCGGGCAGTGCCGCGCAGCCTCCGCAGGTCGAGTTCGTACCTCTTCGAGATGCTCTTTCCGTGCAGCCTTCCGGTGAACAGTGGAAAGCCAGAGCAAGCGATGTTGAGATCCGAACATCCGAAGAAGGTTTATTCAAAGCTGTTCGCGGTAAGCTGACAAAGCTGCATAAGGGTTATTATCAACATCCGGTCATCACGCCAAATAGCCGTTGGGTGATCGCTTCAAAGTCCGATCCCGAAGTCGGCGAGGGCGTTGTTCGCATCGATCTCGTCACCAACAGGGAATTCGCCGTCGAGATTCCAGGTTACGGCCAGCCTGTTCCGACCGCCTACATCTCAACCCTTAACAAGTTTCTGGTTGTCCGTAACGACCGCTACAACTACGAAGGCGAGTATTTTGCAGGAGAAGAAGATGCGGCACCCGACGATGCTGATCCAAGCGGTATGATGCTGGTCGATCCCGCGACAGGTGCCGTTCAGCCGATCGCGGGAGAATTTCGCCCGTTGGCACAGCAAACATTTCGCGCCCTGCAGCAAACATCAAAACCAAATGAATTTTGGGCCGCGATCTATGATCCTCAGAAAAAGGAAACACAGGTCGGCATCTACGACATCAAGGCCTTCGGCTTCAAGCCCGTCCTGCGCATCCCAAAGATCAACTTCAACAGCATGAGCATGTGGGTCGATGAACCCGCCGGAAAGGTCTATTTCGTTTACCGAGGACATCTGCTCGCGCTGCCTTTGCACAGTCCTCTTCCAGATCGCACAAAGTAA
- the surE gene encoding 5'/3'-nucleotidase SurE, with the protein MNRPRILITNDDGYHADGILAMEQGLKEIGDVFMVAPEAEMSGASHSLTLAKPLRIRQIDDRHWTVDGTPTDCVTLALNHILPKELRPDICCSGINHGANLGDDATYSGTVAGALESTILGVPGLAFSLTTHSDHDFTESVKIAKQITEKALADGIPKWTLLNVNVPLSVPKGIRITKQGFKTARPVISEHIDPRGKPYYWIGELREGFRAEGGTDFEAIHDGYVSVTPMRSDLTSHSGLEKLKNWNT; encoded by the coding sequence ATGAATCGACCACGAATACTGATCACGAACGACGACGGTTATCATGCCGATGGTATATTGGCCATGGAACAAGGGCTGAAGGAGATCGGCGATGTCTTTATGGTCGCTCCTGAGGCCGAAATGAGCGGTGCGTCACACAGCTTGACGCTTGCGAAGCCTTTGCGTATCAGGCAGATAGACGATAGGCATTGGACCGTTGACGGCACGCCGACCGATTGCGTCACGCTTGCTTTGAATCATATACTGCCGAAAGAATTGCGGCCGGATATTTGCTGTTCGGGCATAAATCATGGTGCAAATCTTGGCGATGACGCAACGTACTCCGGAACCGTCGCCGGTGCGCTCGAATCAACGATCCTTGGCGTTCCGGGGCTCGCATTCAGCCTGACGACTCACAGCGATCACGACTTTACGGAATCCGTAAAGATCGCAAAACAGATCACGGAAAAGGCGCTCGCCGATGGCATTCCAAAATGGACGCTGTTGAATGTGAACGTGCCTTTGAGTGTGCCAAAAGGTATTCGTATCACGAAACAGGGTTTCAAAACAGCGCGGCCAGTTATCAGCGAGCATATCGATCCGCGTGGGAAACCATATTACTGGATCGGCGAGTTACGCGAAGGTTTTCGTGCTGAAGGCGGTACGGATTTTGAAGCGATTCATGATGGCTATGTATCAGTTACTCCGATGCGGAGCGATCTGACGAGCCACAGCGGACTAGAGAAATTGAAAAACTGGAACACATGA
- a CDS encoding 30S ribosomal protein S21 translates to MAYISVNNNESIESALRRFKRKVISEEIIKDLKKHAHFIPPGQKAKLKSVNARKRNRRRFRQQRPTGGGTGTGPGASRPPMGQNR, encoded by the coding sequence ATGGCATATATTTCAGTAAACAATAACGAATCGATTGAATCAGCTTTACGCAGGTTCAAACGTAAAGTTATCAGTGAAGAGATCATTAAAGATCTCAAAAAGCACGCTCATTTTATTCCTCCGGGTCAAAAGGCAAAGCTTAAATCGGTAAATGCCCGCAAGCGCAACCGACGACGTTTTCGTCAGCAGCGTCCAACGGGTGGCGGCACCGGAACAGGTCCGGGAGCATCGCGTCCGCCGATGGGACAGAATAGGTAG
- a CDS encoding protein-L-isoaspartate(D-aspartate) O-methyltransferase, whose product MTMQRLRMVEKLRDHYNISDRRVLEAMATLPRHMFVSEAIKSQAYKDNALPISSGQTISQPFIVARMTELLELTGQEKVLEIGAGSGYQTAVLASLARKVFAIERLQPLADEATRRLQSLGFRNFSLKAGDGTEGWSTYMPFDAVLVAAGGPEIPEPLVQQLKIGGKLVMPLGEEQGKQNLIRVTRTEADFTTENFGPCAFVPLIGEHGW is encoded by the coding sequence ATGACGATGCAGCGGCTTCGAATGGTCGAGAAGCTTCGCGATCACTACAATATCTCTGACCGGCGCGTCCTTGAAGCCATGGCAACACTTCCGAGACATATGTTCGTTTCGGAAGCGATAAAATCGCAGGCGTATAAGGACAATGCTTTGCCGATCTCGAGCGGCCAGACAATTTCACAGCCGTTTATTGTTGCCAGAATGACCGAGCTTTTGGAATTGACAGGACAGGAAAAAGTGCTTGAAATTGGAGCGGGTTCGGGCTATCAAACGGCGGTCCTGGCATCGCTCGCTCGCAAGGTTTTTGCGATAGAAAGGTTGCAGCCTCTGGCGGATGAAGCAACACGGCGACTACAATCGCTTGGATTTAGAAATTTTTCACTCAAAGCCGGTGACGGCACAGAAGGCTGGAGCACATATATGCCGTTTGACGCTGTTCTCGTCGCGGCGGGCGGGCCGGAAATTCCAGAGCCTCTTGTGCAGCAGCTAAAGATCGGCGGAAAGTTAGTAATGCCGCTTGGCGAAGAACAGGGAAAGCAAAACCTGATTCGCGTCACACGCACCGAAGCAGATTTTACAACCGAGAATTTCGGCCCGTGTGCTTTCGTGCCGCTGATCGGTGAACACGGCTGGTAA
- a CDS encoding VTT domain-containing protein, with the protein MESIFDFLHQIKDYLNPKILIDWMLLKLGIWVYLGLFLIVFAETGLAIGFFLPGDSLLVVAGLFAAAGKLNLWAMLVLLFVAAVVGDAVGYYSGRKVGPAIFNRPKSRFFNPKHLRKAHDFYEKHGGKTIIIARFVPIVRTFAPIVAGAADMSYRQFALYNIVGGFAWVTSMLFAGYFLGGVVEQLVRNVFGVEGFLLEDHIDKVVIVVVFLSILPIIFEFIKARREAKRDAASVEGETETDLTKEHE; encoded by the coding sequence ATGGAATCTATTTTTGATTTTCTTCACCAGATCAAAGACTACCTAAATCCGAAGATCCTGATCGATTGGATGCTACTAAAACTTGGAATCTGGGTCTATCTTGGGCTCTTCCTTATCGTATTTGCCGAGACGGGGCTAGCGATCGGATTTTTCTTGCCCGGCGATTCGTTGCTGGTTGTCGCCGGTTTGTTTGCCGCAGCGGGCAAACTAAATCTTTGGGCCATGCTGGTTCTCCTGTTTGTTGCTGCGGTCGTTGGAGACGCCGTCGGATATTATTCGGGACGCAAGGTCGGGCCTGCAATTTTTAATAGGCCTAAATCTCGTTTCTTCAACCCTAAACATCTCAGGAAAGCCCATGATTTCTATGAAAAGCATGGCGGCAAGACAATAATAATCGCCCGCTTTGTGCCGATCGTTCGTACGTTTGCCCCCATCGTCGCCGGAGCGGCCGACATGTCATATCGACAGTTTGCTCTCTACAACATAGTCGGAGGTTTTGCATGGGTGACCAGCATGCTCTTTGCGGGTTATTTCCTAGGCGGGGTGGTAGAGCAGCTAGTACGAAATGTTTTTGGTGTCGAGGGTTTTCTGCTCGAAGACCATATCGATAAAGTTGTGATCGTCGTCGTATTTCTCTCGATACTACCGATCATTTTTGAATTCATCAAGGCCCGACGTGAAGCAAAGCGCGATGCTGCATCCGTTGAGGGTGAAACAGAAACAGATTTGACTAAGGAGCATGAGTAA
- a CDS encoding VCBS repeat-containing protein: protein MIKIRKIFRFGMVAVFFIVFSGGSILGSVVEKHVVLNLTPAAVVFTWNQSATGDWQSPASWTPARTAPASSDVLVFNGGGTTTATNVPNETIGQLMVSGNTIVNFESMSASVLAVSGGVGNDFTVEQNSALNFTGANAIALSLAVNATATINGSITFSSLSTAAHRLTAAEAGAVTFDNGSIFTAGQGFSGNPFGTIALNSVVFAAGSRYVYMAGGDPFGANQPESVVVFKSESLFIFCGNAQSSFFSGRTYANLEVSYPNGDLFATGSNPLVMDDLTLMAGIFHLWMTGTGHSIKGNIFTQPGTRLDMQNGRITLNGKTQQTITRLGLMNVNDGNTIAIDNTAGVIANTTFVAWNLELINGIVTVVDPFWYFGAFGTVVRTNGHVNGYLLRIMTAPDTYTFDVGTENGYAPVIAEVTSGTFPSRLEVYPLQMAQPNIFDPSKSLSRYWTLAEAGDITANLTFHYLDADVPLTANEANFVIQKYNGTAFMQLGGVVDTVANTFQILGVRDFSKDWTLAEPGAVGGTPTVTATPTSTPTSTPTNTPTSTPTETPLGRTAFDYDGDRKADISVFRPTDGAWYSQQSQAGLYGTLFGFGSDRIAPADYDGDGKTDIAVYRPSTGIWYVFNSSNGTVSYNVFGLAEDLPTPADYDGDGKADVSVFRPSTGTWYRQNSSDGSYKGIQFGASEDKPTVGDFDGDGKSDIAVFRPSTGAWYRINSGDGSIYGELFGFGTDVITPADYDGDGKTDLAAYRPTDGIWYLKYSSNSSYDYKVFGLASDIPAPGDFDGDGKADINVFRPSDGTWYRQNSSNGAFIAFQFGANGDKPTMTAFRY, encoded by the coding sequence ATGATTAAAATAAGAAAAATATTCCGATTTGGCATGGTTGCCGTATTCTTCATTGTTTTTTCCGGCGGATCAATTCTTGGCAGTGTGGTCGAGAAGCATGTAGTGCTCAACCTAACGCCAGCGGCGGTGGTCTTTACATGGAATCAGAGTGCGACCGGCGACTGGCAATCACCTGCAAGTTGGACGCCGGCGCGCACAGCGCCGGCGTCCAGCGATGTTTTGGTTTTCAATGGCGGGGGTACAACGACCGCAACAAATGTTCCGAACGAAACTATCGGCCAATTAATGGTTTCAGGAAACACGATAGTAAATTTCGAATCTATGAGCGCCAGCGTTCTAGCAGTCTCGGGTGGTGTGGGAAATGATTTTACGGTTGAGCAAAACTCGGCGCTCAATTTCACCGGTGCTAATGCGATAGCGCTCAGCCTTGCCGTTAACGCTACCGCTACAATAAATGGTTCGATCACATTTTCGTCTTTGAGTACGGCGGCACATCGCCTTACAGCCGCGGAAGCTGGTGCGGTAACTTTTGATAATGGCTCCATATTTACCGCCGGACAAGGCTTCTCCGGAAATCCATTTGGAACAATCGCCTTAAATTCCGTAGTTTTTGCAGCGGGATCGAGATACGTTTACATGGCGGGCGGCGATCCTTTCGGAGCGAACCAGCCTGAATCGGTAGTAGTTTTTAAAAGCGAGAGCCTCTTTATATTCTGTGGAAACGCTCAATCTTCTTTTTTTTCGGGCCGTACCTACGCAAATCTCGAAGTGAGTTATCCCAACGGTGATCTTTTTGCAACGGGTTCCAATCCTCTCGTTATGGATGATCTAACGCTCATGGCAGGAATATTTCATCTCTGGATGACCGGTACAGGTCATTCAATCAAAGGAAATATCTTTACGCAACCGGGAACTCGGTTGGATATGCAAAACGGAAGAATAACTTTAAACGGGAAGACTCAGCAGACAATTACCCGTCTCGGTCTAATGAACGTAAATGATGGAAACACCATTGCCATTGATAACACGGCAGGTGTGATAGCTAATACAACTTTTGTGGCGTGGAACCTCGAGCTTATAAACGGCATCGTGACGGTCGTTGATCCTTTTTGGTACTTTGGTGCATTCGGAACCGTTGTTCGCACTAACGGGCATGTGAATGGTTATCTGCTTAGAATAATGACCGCTCCCGACACTTACACATTTGATGTCGGAACCGAAAACGGCTACGCGCCGGTAATAGCTGAGGTGACTTCCGGCACCTTTCCTTCCAGACTTGAGGTTTATCCGCTTCAGATGGCGCAGCCAAACATATTCGATCCGTCAAAGTCACTTTCTCGATACTGGACGCTTGCTGAGGCGGGTGATATCACAGCCAACCTTACCTTTCACTATTTGGATGCCGATGTACCCCTGACTGCAAATGAAGCAAACTTTGTAATCCAAAAATACAATGGCACTGCCTTTATGCAGCTTGGCGGCGTTGTTGACACAGTTGCGAATACATTTCAGATATTAGGGGTGCGTGATTTTAGTAAGGATTGGACGCTTGCGGAACCGGGCGCCGTTGGAGGAACACCTACGGTGACGGCTACCCCTACAAGTACGCCAACGAGTACGCCAACGAATACTCCGACATCGACACCGACGGAAACACCTTTGGGTCGAACGGCGTTTGATTACGACGGTGATCGCAAGGCGGATATTTCGGTTTTCCGTCCGACGGATGGGGCTTGGTATTCTCAGCAGTCGCAGGCGGGGCTTTATGGGACTTTGTTTGGGTTTGGGTCGGATAGGATCGCTCCGGCGGATTATGATGGGGACGGGAAGACTGATATTGCGGTGTATCGGCCTTCGACGGGGATTTGGTATGTCTTTAACAGTTCGAACGGTACGGTTTCTTATAACGTCTTCGGGCTTGCTGAAGATCTGCCGACACCTGCGGATTACGATGGAGACGGTAAGGCAGATGTTTCTGTGTTCAGACCTTCGACGGGGACTTGGTATCGGCAGAATAGTTCGGATGGTTCGTACAAAGGCATTCAATTCGGAGCTAGCGAAGACAAGCCGACTGTCGGAGACTTTGACGGTGACGGCAAATCGGACATCGCAGTTTTTAGGCCTTCGACGGGAGCGTGGTATCGGATAAACAGCGGCGACGGTTCGATCTATGGCGAGTTGTTTGGGTTTGGAACGGATGTTATCACCCCGGCAGATTACGACGGCGATGGCAAGACCGACCTCGCTGCATATCGCCCAACAGACGGCATCTGGTATCTGAAATACAGTTCGAATTCGAGCTACGACTACAAGGTCTTTGGCTTGGCAAGCGACATTCCCGCACCAGGCGACTTCGATGGCGACGGCAAGGCTGACATCAATGTCTTTCGTCCGTCAGACGGCACTTGGTACCGCCAAAACAGCTCAAACGGAGCGTTCATCGCATTCCAGTTCGGGGCCAACGGCGATAAGCCAACAATGACGGCGTTTCGGTACTAA